In the Campylobacter showae genome, one interval contains:
- a CDS encoding proline--tRNA ligase yields the protein MKFSKLYAPTAKEAPKDATLASHKFLLRAGYAEQVGSGLYNFLPLGKRVLENITNIIKEEMDEAGSQEILMSFVTSADLWRESGRFDVYGKELLRFKDRKENDFVLSPTNEESVVALVRGKVTSYKQLPLNLYHINTKFRDEARPRFGLLRGREFIMKDAYSFHASAEDLDREFDLMEKTYSKIFTRLGLNFRAVRADSGAIGGSGSKEFMVLANSGEDDIIVCENCDYAANIEAATRAKRTTQAERPEADAAKFLTPDAKTIKDVAEFFRVDEFYCIKAVIKKAIFIDAKGEKSEKIVVFFVRGEDELQEVKAQNACGALELADATEAEIAAAGLVGGFCGPVGLKGVEFYIDKELEGESQMICGANERDYHFVGVSVSSFNFERFKDLTAVKAGDKCPCCGGNLSVSKGIEVGHIFKLGTKYSEPMGATFLDENGKAKPFIMGCYGIGVSRLVAVAVEASHDEKGIIWNETLAPFKFEIIVSNLKDEEGVKFAQGLYEDIRAAGVSVLLDDRNERFGVKMSEFELMGFPYAVIVGKGLAEGTVELVTRDGLVKETLKASEILARLKSL from the coding sequence ATGAAATTTAGCAAACTTTACGCGCCGACGGCAAAAGAAGCACCCAAAGACGCAACTCTGGCAAGTCATAAATTTTTGCTCCGAGCGGGCTACGCCGAGCAGGTAGGTAGCGGGCTTTACAACTTTTTGCCGCTTGGTAAACGGGTGCTTGAAAACATAACAAATATCATAAAAGAAGAGATGGATGAGGCCGGCTCGCAAGAAATCCTGATGAGTTTCGTCACGTCTGCGGATCTTTGGCGCGAGAGCGGACGCTTTGACGTCTACGGCAAGGAGCTTTTGCGCTTTAAAGACCGCAAAGAAAACGACTTCGTTTTAAGCCCGACAAACGAAGAGAGCGTGGTCGCGCTCGTGCGAGGCAAGGTAACGTCCTATAAGCAGCTGCCGTTAAATTTATATCACATCAATACTAAATTTAGAGATGAAGCAAGGCCGAGATTCGGGCTACTTAGAGGGCGCGAGTTTATAATGAAAGATGCGTATAGCTTTCACGCAAGCGCCGAGGATCTAGACCGCGAATTTGATCTGATGGAAAAAACTTATAGCAAAATTTTTACTCGCCTCGGATTAAATTTCCGCGCGGTTAGAGCCGATAGCGGCGCGATAGGCGGCAGCGGAAGTAAAGAGTTTATGGTGTTAGCTAATAGCGGCGAGGACGATATCATCGTCTGCGAAAACTGCGACTATGCCGCAAACATAGAGGCCGCAACTCGCGCAAAACGAACGACGCAGGCCGAAAGACCGGAGGCTGACGCGGCTAAATTTTTAACGCCCGATGCCAAAACCATCAAAGACGTGGCGGAGTTTTTTAGAGTCGACGAGTTTTACTGCATAAAAGCGGTGATAAAAAAGGCGATTTTTATCGACGCCAAAGGCGAAAAGAGCGAGAAAATCGTAGTATTTTTCGTGCGCGGCGAGGACGAACTACAAGAGGTCAAGGCTCAAAACGCATGCGGGGCGCTCGAGCTAGCGGACGCGACCGAGGCCGAGATCGCGGCGGCCGGGCTTGTGGGCGGATTTTGCGGGCCGGTCGGGCTAAAAGGCGTAGAGTTTTATATCGATAAAGAGCTTGAGGGCGAGTCGCAGATGATCTGCGGCGCAAATGAGCGGGATTATCACTTCGTGGGCGTTAGCGTTAGCAGCTTTAACTTTGAGCGCTTCAAGGACCTAACCGCGGTCAAAGCTGGCGATAAATGCCCTTGTTGCGGCGGAAATTTAAGCGTTAGCAAAGGTATCGAGGTTGGGCATATATTTAAGCTGGGCACCAAGTACTCAGAGCCGATGGGTGCGACGTTTTTGGATGAAAACGGCAAGGCAAAACCGTTTATCATGGGATGCTACGGTATCGGCGTTAGCCGCCTGGTCGCCGTCGCCGTCGAGGCTAGCCACGATGAAAAAGGCATAATCTGGAACGAAACCCTAGCTCCGTTTAAATTTGAAATCATCGTCTCAAATTTAAAAGACGAAGAGGGCGTTAAATTTGCGCAGGGGCTTTACGAAGACATACGCGCGGCGGGCGTTTCGGTGCTACTTGACGATAGAAACGAGCGTTTCGGCGTTAAAATGAGCGAATTTGAGCTGATGGGATTTCCTTATGCCGTGATCGTAGGCAAGGGGCTGGCAGAAGGCACGGTCGAGCTCGTTACGCGTGACGGCCTAGTTAAAGAAACGCTCAAAGCGAGCGAAATTTTAGCACGCCTAAAGAGCCTATGA
- a CDS encoding FxsA family protein — translation MIKHFFTPYVVLEIVAAYFFIHAYGFLNLVLEVIASAILGLFFMFRVGFFQLTSNIAFFKPADVFSSVGMAIGGFFMFIPGLITDVLGAAIIAVAFFANLKNGGERKSGSEYYYEKFESGRDKPRDDGEIIDVEVVEEKRQIWKN, via the coding sequence ATGATAAAGCATTTTTTTACGCCCTACGTCGTTTTGGAGATCGTGGCGGCGTATTTTTTTATCCACGCGTACGGATTTTTAAATTTAGTCCTTGAGGTCATCGCATCGGCTATTTTGGGGCTGTTTTTTATGTTTCGCGTCGGATTTTTTCAGCTCACGAGCAATATCGCGTTTTTTAAGCCCGCGGACGTCTTTAGTAGCGTAGGTATGGCGATCGGGGGCTTTTTTATGTTTATCCCGGGGCTTATCACCGACGTTTTGGGCGCGGCGATCATAGCGGTCGCATTTTTTGCAAATTTAAAAAACGGCGGCGAACGCAAGAGCGGGAGCGAATATTATTACGAAAAATTTGAAAGCGGACGTGACAAGCCGCGTGATGACGGCGAGATCATCGACGTCGAAGTCGTAGAAGAAAAGAGGCAAATATGGAAAAACTAA
- the hemC gene encoding hydroxymethylbilane synthase, with product MEKLKIATRKSVLAMWQSEHIRDKILLRYPNLAVELTGMKTKGDVILDTPLAKIGGKGLFTKELEDSMLSGETHIAVHSLKDVPVVFPEGLVLAAICSREDVRDAMLSEKYAKFEDLPQGARVGTTSLRRKMQLLAMRPDLEIISLRGNVQTRLRKLKEGEFDAIILAMAGVNRLNLRSEVAHIVPFELDQMIPAMGQGALGIEAREDAEILNLIEFLKDEKAVIETTVERDFVAMLEGGCQVPIGVNANLNGDKIEIRAVVGLPDGSESIRESIVAQKSEWKSVGAELGRIFIGKGAKELLKRAEEMT from the coding sequence ATGGAAAAACTAAAAATCGCAACGAGAAAAAGCGTGCTAGCGATGTGGCAAAGCGAGCATATCAGGGATAAAATTTTATTGCGCTACCCAAATCTTGCGGTCGAGCTAACCGGCATGAAAACCAAAGGCGACGTGATACTCGATACGCCGCTAGCTAAGATCGGCGGCAAGGGGCTTTTTACAAAAGAGCTAGAAGACAGCATGCTAAGCGGCGAAACGCACATCGCCGTTCACAGTCTAAAAGACGTGCCAGTCGTGTTTCCAGAGGGGCTGGTACTAGCCGCGATCTGCTCGCGCGAGGACGTGAGGGACGCGATGCTAAGCGAAAAATACGCTAAATTTGAGGATCTGCCCCAGGGCGCGCGCGTGGGCACGACGAGTCTGCGCCGCAAAATGCAGCTTTTAGCGATGCGTCCCGATCTTGAGATAATCTCGCTGCGAGGCAACGTCCAAACTCGCCTGCGTAAGCTAAAAGAGGGCGAATTTGACGCGATCATCCTAGCGATGGCGGGCGTAAACCGCTTAAATTTACGCTCCGAAGTCGCGCATATAGTGCCGTTTGAGCTAGATCAGATGATACCTGCGATGGGGCAGGGCGCGCTTGGTATCGAGGCTAGAGAGGACGCTGAAATTTTAAATTTGATAGAGTTTTTAAAAGACGAAAAAGCCGTCATAGAAACGACCGTGGAGCGCGATTTCGTCGCGATGCTAGAGGGCGGTTGCCAGGTGCCTATCGGCGTAAATGCGAATTTAAACGGCGATAAGATCGAGATACGCGCCGTCGTGGGACTGCCCGACGGTAGCGAGAGCATACGCGAAAGCATCGTCGCGCAAAAAAGCGAATGGAAAAGCGTGGGCGCCGAGCTTGGACGTATATTTATCGGCAAGGGCGCAAAAGAGCTGCTAAAGCGCGCCGAGGAGATGACATAG
- a CDS encoding Imm10 family immunity protein: MFELNFKAKAVTATKNSKDNYYMIGLADDKYDYKNYIIFQRPIKLKKDDDENADINGLYAECNGDVCYNACKCVTIADKTIVFEVKDSVISANIEGVRLNERFMKYCKEIFGELLKLNVPE, from the coding sequence GTGTTTGAGCTAAATTTTAAAGCAAAAGCCGTAACCGCTACTAAAAATAGCAAAGACAACTACTATATGATCGGTCTTGCAGACGATAAATACGATTACAAAAACTACATAATCTTTCAAAGACCGATCAAACTCAAAAAAGATGACGATGAAAATGCCGATATAAACGGCCTATACGCGGAGTGTAACGGAGACGTTTGCTATAACGCTTGCAAATGCGTAACTATCGCTGATAAAACCATAGTTTTTGAAGTGAAGGATAGCGTCATCAGCGCCAATATAGAAGGCGTGCGGCTAAATGAACGCTTTATGAAATACTGCAAAGAGATATTTGGCGAGCTGCTAAAGCTTAACGTGCCGGAGTAG
- a CDS encoding menaquinone biosynthesis decarboxylase yields the protein MDYIKLLKDNGLLRVIDELADIDLEIAHASYIEVKRENSQALLFTNPICKKTGRKFAPVLANIYGSKRALELIFGRNPDEIAGEIERLLKPKKPKSFGEKLNFAAYLFEMRKIFTKRLKTRGECQEIAYFGDAADLNSLPALKTWPLDGGAFITMGQVYTQSLDGELQNVGMYRLQIYDKNRLGMHWQIHKDGANFFNEYKRAGRKMPVSVAIGGDPLYIWCGQAPLPKGVFELLLYGFIRKEPAKLVKSLTNEIYVPHDADYVIEGFVDTDKFELEGPFGDHTGFYTPIEPFPVMEVTAITSKREPVFHATVVGKPPLEDKYMGWATERIFLPLLRTTVPELLDYNMPENGVFHNLILAKINALYPAHAKQAMHAFWGVGQMSFVKHAVFVGDDAPNLSDYDALAEHILNRFGDKSLLISEGVCDQLDHASPNSCFGGKLGIDTTQDFSAPAPALLDDAALLAKFKEIEPNLTQLVQFKTNTKTPICVVKFDKNRLVKEVFEELLEFKEHFKLLVFVGCENRLENPYMLLWRVTNNIDALRDIYVREGAVCIDATAKGEAEGYTRGWPLQTDCDCDVVADLVKRGIVKDEPELFNKFEIFG from the coding sequence ATGGACTACATCAAGCTTCTAAAAGATAACGGCCTACTGCGCGTCATCGACGAGCTCGCGGATATCGACCTAGAAATCGCGCACGCAAGCTACATCGAGGTTAAGCGCGAAAACTCGCAGGCGCTGCTTTTTACAAATCCTATCTGCAAAAAAACCGGGCGCAAATTTGCTCCCGTGCTAGCCAATATCTACGGCTCAAAGCGCGCTTTAGAGCTTATTTTCGGACGAAATCCGGACGAGATCGCGGGCGAGATCGAGCGGCTTTTAAAACCCAAAAAGCCAAAAAGCTTTGGCGAAAAGCTAAATTTCGCCGCGTATTTGTTTGAGATGAGAAAAATTTTTACCAAACGCCTAAAAACTCGCGGCGAGTGCCAAGAGATCGCGTATTTCGGCGATGCAGCGGATTTAAATTCGCTTCCTGCGCTAAAAACATGGCCGCTTGACGGCGGGGCCTTTATCACGATGGGGCAGGTCTATACGCAGAGTTTAGACGGCGAGCTGCAAAACGTCGGCATGTACCGATTGCAAATTTACGATAAAAATCGCCTCGGCATGCACTGGCAGATACACAAAGACGGCGCGAATTTCTTTAACGAATACAAGCGCGCGGGCCGCAAGATGCCCGTATCCGTGGCTATCGGCGGAGATCCGCTCTATATCTGGTGCGGTCAGGCGCCGCTGCCAAAGGGCGTGTTTGAGCTGCTACTTTACGGCTTCATCCGCAAAGAGCCGGCCAAACTCGTAAAGTCGCTAACGAATGAAATTTACGTCCCGCACGACGCAGACTACGTGATCGAGGGTTTCGTGGATACGGATAAATTTGAGCTTGAAGGGCCGTTTGGCGATCACACAGGCTTTTATACGCCGATCGAGCCGTTTCCCGTTATGGAGGTTACGGCGATTACTAGCAAGCGCGAGCCGGTATTTCACGCGACCGTAGTCGGCAAGCCGCCGCTTGAGGATAAGTACATGGGCTGGGCGACCGAGCGCATTTTCCTGCCGCTTTTGCGCACGACGGTACCCGAGCTTCTAGACTACAACATGCCTGAAAACGGTGTCTTTCACAACCTGATTTTGGCTAAAATCAACGCCCTTTATCCCGCGCACGCCAAGCAGGCGATGCACGCGTTTTGGGGCGTGGGGCAGATGAGCTTCGTCAAACACGCGGTTTTTGTGGGCGATGATGCGCCGAATTTGAGCGATTATGACGCGCTTGCGGAGCATATTTTAAATCGCTTCGGCGATAAAAGCCTGCTAATCAGCGAGGGCGTGTGCGATCAGCTCGATCACGCGAGCCCAAATTCGTGCTTTGGCGGTAAGCTTGGCATCGACACGACGCAGGATTTTTCGGCGCCTGCGCCAGCACTTTTGGATGACGCCGCGCTGCTGGCTAAATTTAAAGAAATAGAGCCAAATTTAACGCAGCTAGTGCAGTTTAAAACAAATACCAAAACTCCGATTTGCGTCGTCAAATTTGATAAAAACCGCCTCGTAAAAGAGGTTTTTGAAGAGCTTTTGGAATTTAAAGAGCACTTTAAACTACTCGTTTTCGTCGGCTGCGAAAACCGCCTAGAAAACCCGTATATGCTGCTTTGGCGCGTGACAAATAACATCGACGCTCTGCGCGATATTTACGTGCGTGAGGGTGCTGTTTGCATCGACGCCACCGCAAAAGGCGAGGCCGAGGGCTATACGCGCGGCTGGCCGCTACAAACCGACTGCGACTGCGACGTCGTGGCTGATCTCGTTAAGCGCGGCATAGTAAAAGACGAACCCGAGCTATTTAATAAATTTGAAATTTTCGGATAG
- a CDS encoding thiamine-phosphate kinase has product MDKERLIIDKFSNSFIGDDGAVVAHERGKWVYSKDLFCEGTHFLAGWLSMEEIARKAMLVNLSDAVAMNAKPKFALLGLGLPKNTSAAQISALRKGFADVCDEYGVTIIGGDTIGSDKILLSVTVISRLCGKAVLRSGAKKGDLVAFTGELGGSLKGLRTLLNGGRVASNSRFKKPVLKDKFFYAAASKINAAMDVSDGLGADLAKLCAQSRCGAKFSKRLSKLELNSGEEYEILFTFSPKNRAKILSLARKTRTKITIFAKITKGKFKSNARNHHF; this is encoded by the coding sequence ATGGATAAAGAACGCCTAATAATCGATAAATTTAGCAACTCCTTCATCGGCGACGACGGCGCTGTCGTGGCGCATGAGCGCGGCAAATGGGTGTATAGCAAGGATCTTTTTTGCGAGGGGACGCACTTCCTGGCAGGCTGGCTTAGCATGGAGGAGATCGCGCGCAAGGCGATGCTCGTAAATCTCTCCGACGCCGTCGCGATGAACGCCAAGCCTAAATTTGCGCTTCTGGGACTTGGGCTGCCCAAAAACACGAGCGCGGCGCAGATCTCGGCGCTACGCAAGGGATTTGCCGACGTTTGCGACGAGTACGGCGTGACTATCATCGGCGGCGACACGATCGGCAGCGATAAAATTTTACTTAGCGTTACCGTTATCTCGCGGCTTTGCGGTAAGGCGGTTTTGCGAAGCGGAGCGAAAAAGGGCGATCTGGTTGCTTTTACGGGCGAGCTTGGAGGCAGTCTAAAAGGGCTTAGGACGCTTTTAAACGGCGGACGGGTCGCGTCAAATTCTCGTTTTAAAAAGCCTGTTTTAAAGGATAAATTTTTCTACGCCGCAGCAAGCAAAATAAACGCCGCCATGGACGTTTCAGACGGGCTTGGCGCAGATCTAGCCAAGCTTTGCGCGCAGAGTCGGTGTGGGGCAAAATTTAGCAAACGGCTAAGCAAACTCGAGCTAAATAGCGGCGAAGAATACGAGATTTTATTTACGTTTAGTCCGAAAAATCGCGCCAAAATTTTAAGCCTAGCTCGCAAAACACGCACGAAAATCACGATCTTTGCCAAAATCACGAAAGGAAAATTTAAAAGCAATGCAAGAAACCACCATTTTTAA
- the truD gene encoding tRNA pseudouridine(13) synthase TruD, with product MQETTIFKPLYALTHAPINAYFSKNSDDFVVREIPLYAFSGQGEHLIIEICKKDMTTQEALQALSEISGVKMRDFGYAGLKDKQGMTTQFISMPRKFEAALANFSHEKMKILSLAAHDNKLRIGHLKGNSFFIRLKKVMPSEAAKLEQAVRNIDEAGYANYFGYQRFGKYGDNAQSGLELLKSGTVNGKKSKNPKLNDFLISAYQSDLFNRWLSKRVEISRFAQDFSLSELAQIYPYLDGAILKNLKSQKRFFKLIEGEVLGHYPHGKCFLCEDLDAEGARFDARDITSCGLIAGAKAYEAQGAARAVEDQIFAQVNEYKAKMTGSRRFAWCYLNDASYKYNEEKAHFTINFTLQKGSYATVVLEEILHKNIFE from the coding sequence ATGCAAGAAACCACCATTTTTAAGCCTCTTTACGCGCTCACTCATGCGCCCATTAACGCGTATTTTAGTAAAAACTCGGACGATTTTGTGGTGCGCGAGATCCCGCTTTACGCATTTAGCGGGCAGGGCGAGCACCTGATAATCGAAATTTGCAAAAAAGACATGACGACGCAGGAGGCCTTGCAAGCGCTTAGCGAAATAAGCGGCGTAAAGATGCGGGATTTTGGCTACGCGGGGCTAAAAGACAAGCAGGGCATGACGACGCAGTTTATCTCGATGCCGCGTAAATTTGAAGCGGCTCTGGCAAATTTTAGCCACGAAAAGATGAAAATTTTAAGCCTTGCCGCGCATGATAATAAGCTTCGCATCGGGCACCTAAAAGGCAACAGCTTTTTTATCCGCCTAAAAAAAGTGATGCCGAGCGAAGCGGCAAAGCTGGAACAAGCCGTGCGAAATATTGACGAGGCGGGGTATGCTAACTACTTTGGCTATCAGCGTTTCGGTAAATACGGCGACAACGCGCAAAGCGGGCTGGAGCTACTAAAATCAGGCACCGTAAACGGCAAAAAGAGCAAAAATCCAAAGCTAAACGACTTTTTGATCTCGGCATATCAAAGCGATCTTTTTAACCGCTGGCTTAGCAAACGCGTGGAGATTTCGAGGTTTGCGCAGGATTTTAGCCTTTCTGAGCTAGCTCAAATTTACCCGTATCTTGACGGCGCGATTTTGAAAAATTTAAAATCGCAAAAGAGATTTTTTAAGCTGATAGAGGGCGAAGTTTTGGGGCACTACCCGCACGGCAAGTGCTTTTTGTGCGAGGATTTGGACGCCGAGGGCGCGCGCTTTGACGCTAGAGATATCACTAGCTGCGGCCTAATCGCGGGTGCGAAGGCGTATGAGGCGCAGGGCGCAGCTAGGGCAGTAGAGGATCAAATTTTCGCGCAGGTAAATGAATATAAAGCTAAAATGACGGGATCTAGGCGCTTTGCGTGGTGTTATTTGAATGATGCGAGCTACAAATACAACGAGGAAAAAGCGCACTTTACGATAAATTTTACGCTACAAAAAGGAAGCTACGCGACGGTGGTGTTAGAAGAAATCTTGCACAAAAATATTTTTGAGTAG
- a CDS encoding nucleoside recognition domain-containing protein, whose protein sequence is MQEANDGKKLAIGTVALILAIVFFGGFLKDVAGGIFDFGKLTGQFPEWFKTAGGTSAKGGFIFALSLVPAIMLALGFVAIFERYYALYAASRWLTPVLKPLIGIPGCCSISLIASTQSTDAGSSTAKFLRQDGKITHKELLIFAAFQFSAGAMITNFLASFAPLLLVADKNGALAPMSIAAGLGIILVFKVFGANLMRLYVKKFVKDGETEV, encoded by the coding sequence ATGCAAGAGGCAAATGACGGCAAAAAGCTAGCGATCGGCACCGTTGCCTTGATCCTAGCTATCGTCTTTTTCGGCGGTTTCTTAAAGGATGTCGCGGGCGGAATTTTTGATTTCGGTAAGCTAACCGGACAGTTTCCGGAGTGGTTTAAGACCGCAGGCGGCACTAGCGCAAAGGGCGGTTTTATATTTGCGCTCAGTCTGGTTCCCGCGATCATGCTCGCACTTGGGTTTGTCGCGATATTTGAGAGATATTACGCGCTTTATGCGGCTTCACGCTGGCTAACTCCCGTGCTAAAGCCTCTCATCGGTATCCCGGGCTGCTGCTCGATCTCGCTCATAGCTAGCACGCAAAGCACCGACGCGGGTAGTTCTACGGCGAAGTTTTTACGCCAAGACGGCAAGATCACGCACAAAGAACTTTTGATATTTGCCGCGTTTCAGTTTAGCGCGGGCGCGATGATCACGAATTTCCTAGCGTCTTTTGCGCCGCTACTTTTGGTTGCGGACAAAAACGGAGCCCTAGCGCCTATGTCTATCGCGGCGGGCCTAGGAATTATTTTGGTGTTTAAGGTATTTGGCGCAAATTTGATGAGACTTTACGTTAAAAAATTCGTAAAAGACGGGGAGACTGAAGTATGA
- a CDS encoding YjiG family protein: MSEQANNKLLTDVFVEGARKGWDIAVHNTIPNVLMAFVIIHILKVSGTLDIIGKYLGFVMLPLGLPGESIAVIMAAFLSWGGSAGVLVALVQGGTLTAPDIAVLIPGMALVGSTVQYMGRVLGVLGIPGKHYLVLFGICILNAYLAMFVMSLIV; encoded by the coding sequence ATGAGCGAGCAAGCTAATAATAAATTATTAACCGACGTTTTCGTAGAAGGTGCTAGGAAGGGCTGGGATATCGCCGTTCACAACACTATCCCAAACGTCCTTATGGCTTTTGTTATCATACACATCCTAAAAGTCTCTGGCACGCTTGATATCATAGGCAAGTATCTCGGGTTTGTTATGTTGCCGCTTGGACTTCCGGGCGAGTCGATAGCGGTGATCATGGCGGCGTTTCTTAGTTGGGGCGGATCTGCCGGCGTGCTAGTGGCACTAGTCCAGGGCGGCACTCTAACGGCTCCGGATATCGCCGTACTGATCCCAGGCATGGCGCTAGTGGGCTCTACGGTGCAGTATATGGGACGCGTACTGGGCGTGCTGGGAATCCCTGGCAAGCACTACTTGGTGTTATTTGGCATATGTATCCTAAACGCCTATCTAGCGATGTTTGTCATGAGTCTCATCGTATAA
- a CDS encoding M20/M25/M40 family metallo-hydrolase: MKQEELKQYLAELKELTNIESPTASIEGVNSVAKWFINKAETLGLKHETVALGTDKVADCLLISNNPNAAKFDVLFVAHMDTVFPVGSVQNTPFTQSGGRVNALGVIDDKGGALLSLYVIKELDLSKINVALFLNSHEETGSNFAKEKIREYARKSKFCLVMEPAREDGSMVATRKGVMSYVIEFYGVGAHAGNHPELGRSALVEAANFVVELSKLTDFAAGHTFNSIITNGGTAQNVVPEFASVTCEMRYKFASSVEFFNKKLDEILSKGIVNGVTHKKILINEEAPMIDEQNLPRIKAIFDEVAKKTGAKVNWVDAGGLSDGNITASAGCPTIDGLGPMGGNMHTKNEYMEVDSVVPKCNLVLDVIKKLV, from the coding sequence ATGAAGCAAGAGGAGCTAAAGCAATACCTAGCCGAGCTAAAGGAGCTAACTAATATCGAGAGCCCGACGGCTAGCATAGAGGGTGTAAATAGTGTCGCAAAGTGGTTTATAAACAAGGCGGAGACGCTGGGTCTAAAGCACGAAACGGTAGCGCTGGGCACCGATAAGGTCGCTGACTGCCTGCTCATCTCAAACAACCCGAACGCGGCGAAATTCGACGTGCTTTTCGTCGCGCACATGGATACGGTTTTTCCCGTTGGTTCGGTGCAAAATACTCCATTTACCCAGAGTGGGGGGAGGGTAAACGCGCTAGGCGTCATCGACGACAAGGGCGGCGCGCTACTGTCGCTCTACGTCATTAAGGAGCTTGATCTTAGTAAAATCAACGTCGCTTTGTTTCTAAACTCGCACGAGGAGACGGGGTCGAATTTTGCCAAAGAAAAGATCCGCGAATACGCTAGAAAGTCTAAATTTTGCCTCGTGATGGAGCCTGCTCGCGAGGACGGCTCGATGGTGGCCACTAGAAAGGGCGTGATGTCTTATGTGATTGAGTTTTACGGCGTGGGTGCGCATGCGGGCAATCATCCCGAGCTCGGCCGTTCGGCGCTCGTCGAGGCGGCAAATTTCGTAGTCGAGCTATCAAAGCTGACCGATTTTGCGGCTGGGCATACCTTTAACTCCATCATCACAAACGGCGGCACCGCGCAAAACGTCGTGCCCGAGTTTGCCAGCGTGACTTGCGAGATGAGGTATAAATTCGCCTCATCGGTCGAGTTTTTTAACAAAAAGCTGGACGAGATACTAAGCAAAGGTATCGTAAACGGCGTAACGCATAAAAAGATACTAATCAACGAAGAAGCGCCGATGATAGACGAGCAAAATTTACCGAGGATCAAGGCGATCTTCGACGAGGTCGCCAAAAAAACGGGCGCGAAGGTGAACTGGGTGGATGCCGGCGGTCTAAGCGACGGCAATATCACGGCCTCGGCGGGCTGCCCGACGATCGACGGACTGGGACCTATGGGCGGAAATATGCACACCAAAAACGAATACATGGAAGTTGACTCCGTCGTACCGAAGTGCAATCTCGTGTTAGACGTCATCAAAAAGCTTGTTTAA
- a CDS encoding alkylphosphonate utilization protein, with protein MPKDANGTELNAGDNVTLIKDLKVKGAGATLKRGTMVKNIKITDNDKEIEGKIDKMGVIVLKTEFLKKA; from the coding sequence ATGCCAAAAGACGCAAACGGAACCGAACTAAACGCCGGAGATAACGTAACTCTGATCAAAGATCTAAAAGTAAAAGGCGCGGGCGCTACGCTAAAGCGCGGAACTATGGTGAAAAATATAAAAATCACGGATAACGACAAAGAAATCGAAGGCAAGATCGATAAAATGGGCGTCATCGTGTTAAAGACAGAGTTTTTAAAGAAGGCTTAA